CCCGCCATGATCCAGATGGATCACCAGTGGAACATGACTGGCATGTGCACGCTGGCGGGCATATGCGAAAAACTCATCCGTCAAAAATTCAAGTTCCGTGGGGTGGATGGCGATGATCGCTGGAGAATTGGAATGTTCGGCCTCCTCAATCACCGCTCTCAAAAATGTACTATCTGCCACGTTAAATGCTCCCACCGCGAATTGGTGTTCCTTGGCTACTTTAAGCAATTCCTTCATCGTAATCAACATGAGATACATCTCCTTTGGATAATTAATTTGTAAGCGTTATCTATATGAAGGGTGCTACTCCACTTTGAACACAATGTCATCGAAGGTTACGCTTTCGTCTTCGGTATCGTCGAATTCTTCATCCATCGCCGTAACTGGCTTCTTTAATAAAGATAAGGTTACACCGCAGATTCCGGTTCCTATGAGAAGAGATAACATAAACAGCCATGGATGGGTGAAGAGGGGGACAACGAATAGTCCGCCGTGTGGCACTGGAGCCTCAACGCCCCAGATCATAATCAATCCACCAGCTACCGCTGAGCCGATGACACAGGAAGTCACCACCCGGATCAGATCCCTTGCCGCAATCGGAATGACACCCTCCGTGACCATGCAGATTCCCATCGGAAATGCGGCCTTTAACGACTCCTTTTCTGCTGCCGTATATTTGTTTCTCGTCAGGAAATACGATAGGGTAATCCCTAATGGTGGAATAATGGAGCCGACAAACTTGACAGCCTCAGGCCCATAGATACCTTGGACTAACATCCCATCAGCAAATAGTGACATCGTTTTATTCACAGGCCCTCCGAAGTCAAAGGTGGCCATCAAGCCCAGAATGGCACCTAAAACAAATTTGGATCCTCCCTGCATCGATTCAAGCACATGGGTAAGACTGTCCTGTAACCAGACAATCGGTTGACCAATGACCAGAAAGATACCCAAACCAGAGATCAGTGTGGCTAGAAACGGAATAACAAGAACAGGCATTAATCCTTGCATGGACTTTGGCAGCTTCACATATTTACGGATACCGAGGACGACATAACCCACCAGAAATCCGCCCAGCATGCCACCAATGAACCCCGCTTGAATCTGACTGCATATAAAACCAACAATTAATCCTGGAGCAATTCCGGGACGGTCCGAGATCGAATAAGCAATCGCTGCGCAAATTAAAGGGACCACTAGCCCCATGCCCCAACCGCCGATCTGATTAATCATATACGGAATGGTACCCTCCGCCTTGCCCACATCAGCTCCTCCCAGAATTTGACCCAGCGCGATACACAACCCTGAAGCAACGATCAGAGGAATCATGTAGGAAATGCCTGTTAACAGATGACCTTTGATGACTGAACCTGCGTGATTGGATTTTGCGCTCATCGCCCTGCCTCCCTTGTTATGAGGATACCCCTAAAGACTGCTCCACCTTTTCAATGAATTTAATCGGGGCTTTAATGACCGTCTCGGTTTTGACTCGAATGATCCGTTTGCCTTTGAACCTTTCTTCTCCACCGATTTTGATATCTGCAGCCACAATGACAACATCAGCTGCCCCGATCTCTTCCCTGGAAAGCTCGTTTTCTGTTCCTATGGTGCCTTGGGTCTCTACTTTGATCTCATGACCACGCGCTTTTGCACCTTTAATCAATTTTTCCTTGGCAATATAGGTGTGGGCAATACCAGCAGTGCATGCGGCTACGGCTACAATCTTCATCAGAATCCCTCCAAATGATATATTGTGCTCCATATTAAAATCATAAATGGCTATGTTCTACGATACGCTCTCCCTGCTAGCAAACAGCTCCATAATCTGGACCGGGTCCGGCTCATGCATCAAACGCTCCAAAACCTCTTCATCAGCGAGCATACTGGCAACCTGGACCAACAGCTTCATGTGGGTTGTATTCCGATCTACAAGCCGTACAGCAAACAGAATAACGACATGGACAGGTTTGCCGTCCAGGGTCTCCCATTCAAGCGGGTGCTCTGTTCGCCCGATGGTGAGGGAGGTCTTGAGGACCGCCGCCGATTTGCCATGAGGGATCGCTACGTGGTTCTCCAGGCCAGTCTGACCCTCTTCCTCTCTTAAATAGACGTCCTTGATAAACTCTTCTTTGGAGGAAAGGGCTCCTTCCTTTGCCAGCAAATCCGCTAATTCCTCGATGGCTTCATCTTTGGTTCGTGCTTTTAGATCCAGCTTAATCAACCGTTCGTTGATAATCTTGGTTATATCCATAATCTTTCTCCTCCTGATCGTGCTTGGACTGTAATATCTCGAAAAGCTCCTGGGGTGTAGTTATTCTCATGATCTGTTCATACATGCGCCTGCACATCAACAAACTCTGTATTTCTATCAGTAACTCAGTTAGTGGCCCATCATTAAAGAAAGCGATTACAATTTCCAGTTTACATTTGGCTGTTTCACCTTGAATGACGTTAAAACCGACGATCGGATTAACGTTCACCTCACCGCGAATCAGGAAAACCGACAAATGCTTATTCAACTTGGCCTCGGCAAATGTCCGGTTTTCCGGATTAGCATCTACGTGTTGGAGTATGGATGCACACAGCTTCAGACTGGATGTTGTACCTTCTGCATATTGTTCCTTCGTGTTCGTTTCAATCTGAACATAAGATGGGTGGAAGTACGCCCTGAGCAGCGGAAACGAAAACACCCTGTTTTGATGTTGATTCAACCTCTCCTCGTTAAACTTCGCCTTGATCAGGCTGACATCCGTGTCATTTAAAAGGGCCGAGACATACACAACTGGCAAGTCATGATGCTCCAGTTTCACGGTTGAAATAATCAGATCAATATCCGTCCAATCCTCCATCCGCTTGAACCAGCTTGTCGAAATGACATCAACGACTTCCCATTCGGGAAATGAACGATTAATCCGGTTTTTCAGCAAGTGAGATGTCCCTATTCCAGTGGAGCAGACCAGAATAACTCTTTTCTTTTTACTGCTTTTCTCAATGGATGCCTGAAAATAAAGGACCAGGTAACTTATCTCGTCATCACTAAACGAATTCAATCCGCAGGCTTGGGCCATGGGCAGCATCCCCAAACGGACCAGAGAGAATATCTCGGCATACGCCTCACGTATATCCTCCAGCAGAGGATTATTAATGGAAATGTTGTATTTTAGACGATTCAGCATCGGTTTGAAATGAATGATCAGACCCTTGTACAATTGTTCGTCTGTTGTGAGATCACGCCGGATCATCCCGGATACAGTCTGAATTAATTCCTTGACCATCGCTTTAGACTCTGGACAAACCTTGTCCATCAGACCTGACAACTCAAGATTAAGGGACGGAACACTCATGCCTGATGAAATCAGATATTGATAGATGAAATAGATCTCTTCACTTGGTAATTCCAATCCGCATAGCTCACTGATTCGCTCGGCCATGGCTTTTGCGATGGAATGCACATGAGGGTCAGTTACGGGATGATCAGGAATGCCGTCAGCCAATCGAATGACCTTGCCACTCTTCAGTCTGCGGATACAAATCAGCAGGTGAGTCAGCAGGTTGATGTAATATGGATCGCCTATGGTATATCCTAATTGCTGCTCGGTTTCTTCCAGAATACGTTGAATCCCTTGAACTGAATCGCAGCCAAAATGTTCTATCAACTCAACCAGTGTGTTACCATCAATCCGAGATTCATGCTCTTGTTCTCCCGCCCGTTCTTCACTCACAAGTTCATGAATGAGAGAAGCCATGGCTTTGCGAATGTTAATCTCTGAACCGATCAGACGGGTACCGAGCTGGCTTTTTTCCAGTCGGAGCTGAAAGGGTTCAATTCGTTCTTCAATGGCCTTGAGATCATTCACAATCGATGCCTTGCCGATAAAGTATTCTTCTGACAGCTTGTTAATCGAGGTTTCCTCAGGAGAATCATATAATAAATTTGTCAATATTTTGATTCTCCTCGCCTCTACAGAAAGGGTTGTCACCACCCTTTTTCCCGAAGTCCATTGCGTTCTCCTCAGCTCCATCGTCTGTTCCTGAGTCAAAGCCAACGCGATACCTGTTCCCGGCTTCCGTTCGAGGCGAATTCCGCGAATATGCAAATTGTGTTCCAAGGCGTTTAGTTCCCTGTAAATCGTTTTTTCCGACCAGTTCATGTGACCGGCTATTTCTTTGACCGGAACGAAATCCCTACGCTCCAATAGAAAATTCAAAATCTGATATTCCCTCGCAGATAGCGCTTTCATTGGGGATCACTCCTTCCTTACGCTCACAGCATAACACTCGTATTTTTTTTGTTAAATACTAAAATATGTCCATTTCATTCGGGTCAAAATAATATACCCCCCTGGTGATCGCTATCTGAGCACCTGTTGATTTTGGTATAACGAAAAGGCTCCTGATCGGAATACCTACCCGATTAGAAGCCTTTTCGTCTCTGTTATCGATCCACCGACTGAATGTGTTATCGTTGCTGATCCTACCCTTATGGCTCAAGTTGATTTACCGGAACCTCAAGCCGTCTATATCTGAATACATATAACTTCACTTCAACCAGTTAGCAAAAAATTCGCGGTATCCCTCTTTCATCTTCGTGCGCGAAAAAGCACCAAATGCATACTCCCGGTTGTCTTCTGACACACTGCGCGGCGCAGCCGCAGCCATGTTCACGAGTTCAAACCAGTTGTCCTCGTTGCCTGCAAAGGCATGCGTGGATCGAATGTGACCGTAGCAGGCATGCTCCGGTTTCACGACCATTTTGCCCATCGCCATCGCTTCCGTCAGCGGCATTGCAAACGTATCAAAGGCCGAACAGTTCCAATACACCTTGGATGAGTTCATCAACGTAAATATCTCATCCTGCGTGAGCGCGAACTTCAGCTTCACGTTGGCAGGAATGTCGTACTTCTTCATGGTTTCCTTATAGCGAACACCGCCGAACACCATGTACACTTCCTTGTCCGGGTTCTGCCGCGCATATTCCAGCACCATATCCGGTCGACGATTCGCTTCATCCCTACCAATCCAGAGCACCCGATTATGCACGACCTGGCTCGGGTCATAGTGTCGGTTCGCCAGCTCTTCGCTAAAGCCAATCGGGATGACGTTCACGTCATGTACGCCGAAATTGCGGCCCAGTTCTGTTTTCAAAAACTCGGTCTGCACAATTGCTTTGTCGACCATCGTATAAAATGGCTTCATCATCTCATATCCCGTTAGCGCGGGATCGGGGAAGCTGTGCGGGAACAGTACACTCTTGGGTAGGAACATCTTCAAAAACGTAAACCCGGATACAGTGTAGATGACATGCTCTATATTTTGGCTATGAATCTGGTCCAGCACGATATCGTAGTTCACCAGGTCGCCTTTCTCATGCTCATAACCCGGCAACCAGTCGTATCCGCTGACATGACGCTCTGGCGAGATGAACACAATATCCACGCCCAACTCCAGACCAATCTGCTTCAGCCGATCCGCAAATACGCGTGGCCCTTGAGCTTCTGTGAATTGAATTTTACGCATAACAAGTCCGACTTTACGCAAGCTTCTCACCCCTCATTTCTATTCCTCGCACATCCGATTCATGCACTGTTCCAGCGTCGCTGTCGTCTCAAGCCACTGGTTATTCAGCTGTTCCTTCGGCCATACACAATCCTCACTTCTCAGGTCACCATCAATCAAACGCAGCATCCAGAGTGAGAATACAATAGCATAGGCGTCGTACCATTCTGCAAAAGAAACCCGTTCAATCTGCACGCCTAGGCTCTCTAGTTTGTTCAAATAAATGTCTATGACCCGCTCTCGCAAAGCAGGCGTAACCGTTCTGGGAAACAGCGGATGCGAGAGATCTACCAAATGGTACATGTCCCACAGCGGCGTATTCAGATGGGCATGCTCCCAGTCCAAGACGACCAGCCTACCGTCCACTTCCGCCAGATTCCCGGGATGCAGGTCTCCGTGACACAGAACGGTAGGAAGTTCCTCCTCTGCTGTGAGAATCAACGTGGCAATCTTGTCCCAATCGGATTCGGACAGCTGTATATCCAGTCTGGATATCAGTTCATCGGTAGATTGTCTGTGCATCTGCAACTCATCCAGCATCGTGCGAATGGGCGGTTTCTGACCTACGCGTGGCAGCTCACTCCAATCCGTAACAGGCAATGCATGCCATGCTGCCATATGTGCCGCTGCATCAAGCATCGTCGCTTCTTGCGAATCATGCACCAGTTGCCCCAGATCCTCGTAGATCATCCAGCTCTGTGCCGGTGCGATGGTAGGGTCCGACGCTGCAATGAGCTGCGGATAAATCGGTGGCAGGCCAGACATCACACGCTCGTACATCCATCGTTCCCGTCCATGCTGTGCAGGATTCGTCAGTGGTTTGAAAATATAACGTTCACCGCTAGGAACAGTGAATCGCTCCACATATCGTCCGTTCATTCCTTTATACAACTGTTCACGGCTTGTTATATAGTGATCATTCAGCATTCCTTCGGGCGTCA
The window above is part of the Paenibacillus sp. 1781tsa1 genome. Proteins encoded here:
- a CDS encoding PTS fructose transporter subunit IIC, with the protein product MSAKSNHAGSVIKGHLLTGISYMIPLIVASGLCIALGQILGGADVGKAEGTIPYMINQIGGWGMGLVVPLICAAIAYSISDRPGIAPGLIVGFICSQIQAGFIGGMLGGFLVGYVVLGIRKYVKLPKSMQGLMPVLVIPFLATLISGLGIFLVIGQPIVWLQDSLTHVLESMQGGSKFVLGAILGLMATFDFGGPVNKTMSLFADGMLVQGIYGPEAVKFVGSIIPPLGITLSYFLTRNKYTAAEKESLKAAFPMGICMVTEGVIPIAARDLIRVVTSCVIGSAVAGGLIMIWGVEAPVPHGGLFVVPLFTHPWLFMLSLLIGTGICGVTLSLLKKPVTAMDEEFDDTEDESVTFDDIVFKVE
- a CDS encoding PTS fructose transporter subunit IIB, which encodes MKIVAVAACTAGIAHTYIAKEKLIKGAKARGHEIKVETQGTIGTENELSREEIGAADVVIVAADIKIGGEERFKGKRIIRVKTETVIKAPIKFIEKVEQSLGVSS
- a CDS encoding PTS sugar transporter subunit IIA — protein: MDITKIINERLIKLDLKARTKDEAIEELADLLAKEGALSSKEEFIKDVYLREEEGQTGLENHVAIPHGKSAAVLKTSLTIGRTEHPLEWETLDGKPVHVVILFAVRLVDRNTTHMKLLVQVASMLADEEVLERLMHEPDPVQIMELFASRESVS
- a CDS encoding transcription antiterminator: MKALSAREYQILNFLLERRDFVPVKEIAGHMNWSEKTIYRELNALEHNLHIRGIRLERKPGTGIALALTQEQTMELRRTQWTSGKRVVTTLSVEARRIKILTNLLYDSPEETSINKLSEEYFIGKASIVNDLKAIEERIEPFQLRLEKSQLGTRLIGSEINIRKAMASLIHELVSEERAGEQEHESRIDGNTLVELIEHFGCDSVQGIQRILEETEQQLGYTIGDPYYINLLTHLLICIRRLKSGKVIRLADGIPDHPVTDPHVHSIAKAMAERISELCGLELPSEEIYFIYQYLISSGMSVPSLNLELSGLMDKVCPESKAMVKELIQTVSGMIRRDLTTDEQLYKGLIIHFKPMLNRLKYNISINNPLLEDIREAYAEIFSLVRLGMLPMAQACGLNSFSDDEISYLVLYFQASIEKSSKKKRVILVCSTGIGTSHLLKNRINRSFPEWEVVDVISTSWFKRMEDWTDIDLIISTVKLEHHDLPVVYVSALLNDTDVSLIKAKFNEERLNQHQNRVFSFPLLRAYFHPSYVQIETNTKEQYAEGTTSSLKLCASILQHVDANPENRTFAEAKLNKHLSVFLIRGEVNVNPIVGFNVIQGETAKCKLEIVIAFFNDGPLTELLIEIQSLLMCRRMYEQIMRITTPQELFEILQSKHDQEEKDYGYNQDYQRTVD
- a CDS encoding glycosyltransferase, producing MRKVGLVMRKIQFTEAQGPRVFADRLKQIGLELGVDIVFISPERHVSGYDWLPGYEHEKGDLVNYDIVLDQIHSQNIEHVIYTVSGFTFLKMFLPKSVLFPHSFPDPALTGYEMMKPFYTMVDKAIVQTEFLKTELGRNFGVHDVNVIPIGFSEELANRHYDPSQVVHNRVLWIGRDEANRRPDMVLEYARQNPDKEVYMVFGGVRYKETMKKYDIPANVKLKFALTQDEIFTLMNSSKVYWNCSAFDTFAMPLTEAMAMGKMVVKPEHACYGHIRSTHAFAGNEDNWFELVNMAAAAPRSVSEDNREYAFGAFSRTKMKEGYREFFANWLK
- a CDS encoding phosphotransferase family protein, translating into MVDCVKDEMDAYSWVTPEGMLNDHYITSREQLYKGMNGRYVERFTVPSGERYIFKPLTNPAQHGRERWMYERVMSGLPPIYPQLIAASDPTIAPAQSWMIYEDLGQLVHDSQEATMLDAAAHMAAWHALPVTDWSELPRVGQKPPIRTMLDELQMHRQSTDELISRLDIQLSESDWDKIATLILTAEEELPTVLCHGDLHPGNLAEVDGRLVVLDWEHAHLNTPLWDMYHLVDLSHPLFPRTVTPALRERVIDIYLNKLESLGVQIERVSFAEWYDAYAIVFSLWMLRLIDGDLRSEDCVWPKEQLNNQWLETTATLEQCMNRMCEE